A segment of the bacterium genome:
GGGAGCCACCGCGTGCGAGCCGGGACCGGGCGATCAATTCAACACCTCGCTCGACTACGATCTGAGCGTGCTCGACGAGGATTCGGGCAACGTCGTTGCCGGGAACTTGGACAGCGGCAACGCCGATATCGGGGTCGCCTCGACGGAAACCGACGAGCTGCTCCAAGTCCTCAATCCGGGAGCCGGCTTTGGACCCGACGGCAGCATCCTGGTGCCGGTGGGAGCCGATTACGCCCTGGCCGGACGATTCCAAGAGGTTCCCAACGTTTTTTCGGGGGAACGCAATACGGCGCTTTTTGACTGCAATGGCGATGACGCGCTCGACGCGGTGGTGTTGGTGGAGGACCAGACGCCGGAAGCCAGCCCGATCGCCTCGGCCCGAATCAACATCCTGCGAAACAACGGATCGGGCCTGCAAAATTTGGCCGGGGCCGCCGACTCGGTGCCGCTCAACGTCTTCTGGAGCCCCGCCGGCGGGGGTGAATTCTTGGACAACGCCACCTTGACCATCGGCGATTTCGACAACGACGGCGACCTGGACGTCGCCGCCGCCATCGACGTGCACAACGACAGCGGTCCGACCGAGCAGGTGGTCAACGTTTGCCTCAATAACGGCTCTTGCGGCTTCACCTGCGACGACCCGCCGACCATCGACCTGTTTGCCGCTCATCCCGGCGACAATCCCGAGCCGTCTTCGGTCGAGGCCGGGGACTTCAATGGCGACAACAACACCGACCTCGTCGTCGCGATGCCCGAGCTGACTTTGCCGACTCCGGCGCCCCAGGGCTTGCAGTATTATTTTGGCGACGGGACCGGGAATTTTCCCAACACCCAATTCGTCGGCTATCCCCTTGCCGGGGTCCTAAGCTTGGATCTTAGCGCCCTCAGCACCGGCTGCTACAATAACGACAACGTCCGCGATGTGGCGGTAGTCTCGACCGACGCCGAAAGCCTCTTCAACAACGTCGGAGTCTTCACTTCCGATGGCTCGGGTGGATTGAATTCTCCGATCGCCCTCATTATCGGCGGCACCTTCGCCGATGGAATCGACACCGCCGATTTCGACCAAGCCGGCGGCGATGACATTATGGTGCTAGCCGACATTCCGCCCGGTCCCGACCGGAATGCCGTCATCTTCATGAACGGCTTGGAAACGGTGGGCGCCATTGCCGGTGCCGATCAGACGGCGGACTTGAACCAGGCCGTCGCCGTCTCCGGCGCCAGCTGCACCGTGACCCCGGAGATCACCCAGCCTTTTTCGGATCCGGCCAGCTTCGAGGTGATCTGGACAGTCAACCCGGCCGCCGGCGCGACCTTGAGCGGCGCCGATACCTTGACCCCGACCTTCACCGCGACCGCCCCGGGCGCTTACACCTTGACCTTGAGCTGCCGCACTCGCTGCACCACCATCGTCACCGACACCAAGACGGTCACGGCCGGAGGGATTCCGGTTCCCACGCCCACGCCGACGCCAACGCCGGTCCTCACCCAAGGTGGGTGCCTGGCCGATTTGAGCCCGACCGCCGCCAGGCCCTCGGTTTGGGCTTGGATCGGGGCTGGCTTGAGCCTGGGCGGCGCCTGGCTTCAGGGCCGGCGGCGGAAGCTAAAAACCCGTTAATTTTGCTTGTGTTCTGGGATCGCCTTTTTTAAAACAAGGCCTGATTTCCCCGAGGAAAAGGAGCCCATGGGTCTGTTCTTTCGCCAGCACGGACGTTCGCTAAGCTATACCCTGTTGCCGGTCCTTTTCCTGCTGCTGTCGGTTCTCTTCATTCAGTTCACTCCTCGTTCCTCCCAATCGGTTCCGGGGGACGCTTGCAATGGGGATTCCGACTGTTGCACCACCAGCGGCTGCTCGGAAATCTGCCTCGACGGCATCTGCGAGCCGACCAACGTCGGCTGCGAAGACGGCGACGTCTTCTTTGCCGCCGACGGCGAATGCATTTGCCTCATCGACGGTGAGGAGGTCGGGAAGTGCATCCAATGCGCCACCGACCAGATCTTCTTCGACGGCCTTTGCGGCAGCCTCTGCGTCGCCGGCGAAGATCCCAGCGCCACCGGCTGCATCGACACCCAAGGCGGCTGCCTTGCAAGCTTGAGCGGAAAGGGAAATATGCGAATCGGACAACATTGGCTATGGGGGATGATCCTGATGCTACCGATCTTCTATTTGACTCGGCGAATGGCTAAGAAGGGCCTGGCCCTGGCCTTGTTACTGGGTTTGAGCGCCGTGAGTTTCCAGGCCCAGGCCCTGACGACCTCCTTCTCGGTCAATACCTTCAACCCGACGGTCGACGATTCGGACTACTTCACGATCTACAGCTCGCCGACCATGCTCCAGCGTAATTTCCACGTCGGCTTCTATCTGGATTACGCTCACCAGCCCTATGAGTTCGGCAACGCCGATTTCGACCGGACCGCCGGCGTCGTCGATCACCTGCTGACCGGCAACATCGTCGGCAGCGTCGGCGTCCTCGACTGGATGACCGTCGGATTGCAGATCCCGATTTATTTCTGGGAAGGGCTCCGCGCTCCCGTCATCCTGGGCGGCGACGAAAACAACTTCGACATCGGCGACATCCAGCTGGTCCTGAAGTTCCGGCTCCTCGACCGCGAGACCAAGCATGTCGGCATCGCGATCCTGCCTTTCATTTACTTCCCGACCTCCTCGGGCGCTTCGGATTTTCTGGGCAACGGCAGCTTCGCCGGCGGCGCCAAGGTCGTCATCGACGGCAAGATCAAGGATCGGGTGACCCTGGCCCTCAACGTCGGCTACCTCGCCCGCGACCGGGTGGTCGACATCGGCGGAAACGTGCTGAACGACCAATTCCTGGCCGGCTTCGGCATCAGCGTCGACATCCTCAAGGAGCGCCTGAAGTTCATCGGTGAGGTCGACATGGCCACGGTGACCAGCGACTTCTTCACCCGCCGGACGACGCCGGCCGAGGCGCGGGGCGGCTTCCGCTACACCTGGGCCAAGAACCACGACATCAACGCCGGCGCCGGCTTCGGCCTCAGCAACGGCATCGGCAGCCCCGACTACCGGCTCTTCGTCGGCTACACCTACACCAAGCGGCCGGTGGCCGACGTGACCGCGCCGCCGCCCGAGATCTCCGAAGTCCAGGTCGGCGACGAATTGACCGCCCAAGACAAAATCTACTTCGAATTCGACAAGGCGGTGATCCGCGACATCAGCAAGCCGACCTTGGATAAGATCGCCGGCTTCATGAAAGCCCACCCCGAGATCACCAAGGTCAAGATCGACGGCTACACCTGCGACCTTGGCACCAATCGTTACAATGATCGTCTATCCCAACGCCGGGCTCAGGCCGCCGCGACGTACCTTGAAGGGCAAGGCATCGATCCGAGCCGCATCGGGACGGTGACCGGCTTCGGCGAGGCCAACCCGCTGGTGCCCAACACCGACGAGCCTAACCGCGAGCAGAACCGCCGCGTGCAGATCTTCGTCGAGTCGGTCAGTCGCTAGTATTTTCAAAAAGGGCTCGGGCAAAATCAGGTAAGGAATAGCGCCATGCGAATCCTCTTGCGCAGGATGGCCATCATCCTGGTATGTTCTCTCGTCTTTGCCGGAACCAAAGCCCAAGCGGCCCCCGGCAACCTCGATTTCAATTTCGGGATCCAGGGCCTGGTTCTCACCGATCCCCACGACATTTTGACCGGGACACCGGGGATTAACGCCGCTCTCGCGGTGGCGATCCATCCGCCGGGCGACCCCAACGAGGGGAAGATCGTCGCCGTGGGCTTCACTCAAACGGCCGTCCACGACTTCACCCTGGCCCGTTACAACCCTGACGGTTCGCTCGATACCTCTTTCGGAACCAACGGAGTGATCGAAACCGATATCGCCGGCGATGATTTGGCAACGGCGGCCCTGATCTATCCGCCCGGGGATCCCAACGCCGGCAAGATCCTGGCGGCTGGAACCTCCATCGAGGACCCGCCGAACAGCTTCGCCTTGGCTCGCTACTGTCCCAATGGAGCTTTGGACGATGGCGCGAACTGCGGCGATCAGGCTTTTGGCAGCGGCGGAACGGTGACCACCGAGCTCGGCAGCGGCGACAGCCGAGTCCTGGGACTGGCATTTCAGGCCGACGGCAAGATTGTGGCCGCCGGCTATTCCGAAGCCGACGGCACCCGCGATTTCGCCTTGGCCCGTTACAACTCCGACGGATCCTTGGACGGCACTTTCAATCCCGCGGGATCGCCGCCCGGGACGGTCCTGACCGACTTCGCCGGCGGTGCCGACGAGGCCCGCGGCGTGGCGGTCTATCCGGCGGGCGATGCGAATGAAGGCAAAATCCTTGCCGCCGGCTTCGCCACCGAGGGCGAGGAGAACCTGGCCTTTGCGCGCTATTGCCCCGACGGCAGCCTCGATTCCGGAAGCTGTGGCGGCAGCGCCTTCAACTCGACCGGCGAGCGGGTGATCGATGTCGGGGATGCCGATCAATTGACGTCGCTGGCGCTTCAAGCCGACGGCAAGGCGGTCGGCGCCGGCTTCGCCAACAACGGCAGCGACGATGATGTCGTCCTGGTTCGAGTTTGCGGCGACGGCAGCCTGGACGACGGCTCGGCCTGCGGCGCCGGTTTCGGCAGCGGCGGCATCGTCGTCACCGAAGCGATCGACGGCAGCGCCGACAAAGCCAATGCCTTGGCCATCCAAGCCGACGGCAAGATCTTGGCGGCCGGCTCCTCCGACGCCAACGGCTTCGGCGACGATTTCGCACTTTTGCGCTATGGCAGCGGAGGGGATCTCGACTTCGGCTTCGGCCAAGCCGGAATCGTCCTCCAGGATTTTTCCTGCCTCTGCAGCGATTCGGCCGCGCGATCGATGGCCCTTCAGACCGATGGTAAAATCGTCCTTTCCGGAGCCTCCGATGCCGGTTCGGCCAGCGCCTTCAATAATTTCGCCTTGGCCCGCTTCCTCGGCGACAGCGCCGAGCCCTTCACGCCGACCGCCGATTTGGCGGTGACGCTCTCGGCCGATCCGGCCGATGCGCAGAGCGGGGACTTGGTAACCTTCACCGCGGTGGTGACCAACCAAGGGCCGGATGCGGTTTCCGAGGTGACGCTGAGCACCTTATTGCTCGGATCATTCAGCGGGCTGGCGGCCGCTCCCGAAACCTGCACGATCGGCGAGGGTGCGGTGAGCTGTGCCTTGGGCGAGCTGGACAACGGAGCCTCGGCGACGGTCACCTTGAACCTCAAGGTCGCGGCCTTGCCCTTCAGCCTCGTTTCCACTGTGAGCGGGAGCGTGATCGATTCGAACAACGCCAACAATCAGGCGGCCCTGACGTTGGTGAATCCAGGCGAGGGTGGGGGCGACGGAGGTTGCCGCTTGAATCCCAGGGGCGACGCTAAGGCGAGCCCGGTCTGGCTGGGGCTTCTATTCACGATTTCTTTGCTGCTTTGGGCCCGAAAACTTATCCCCCTTTGAAAAAGGGGGATCAAGGGGGATTTAAAGCGGTCGCTGGAGGAAAAAGCCTAGGAATCGAAGCTCATTGCGTTGCAACGTCTTTAAATCCCCTCAGCCCCCCTTTTTCAAAGGGGGTAAGGTCGCAAAAGAATTTTTCATCGGCGATTATTTCAGCAGCAGCATCACCAATCCCACTAAGGCGACCACGCCGACCAAGATGCCGGCGAGGATCATGAGCTTCTCCATCGTGGAGAAGCCGGGTTTGCCTCCGGCGGCCGACGCTGCGGCCGACGCCGCAGTGGGGGCGGAGGTCGGAGCTGGGGCCGGCGCCGCCTCGGGCGGCGGGGCAGGGGGCATATCGGGTGGCGGTTGAGCGGCCTCTTCGGCCTCGAGCTTTTCCTTTTCCAAAGCCGCTTGGACCGCCTTGGCTTCGGCTTCTTGGCGGGCTCGCTCCTCTTCCTCGCGCTTCTTGGCGGCTCGCTCTTCTTCCAATTGCTTCTGGGCCAGGATCTCGGCCTCGCGCATCGCGGCTTCGCGTTTCTTCTTGGAGATTTCCTGGCTGATCATCTCGAGGTTGACGTCCTTGGGATTGCGGTAGAGCAGCTTCACCGTCCCCAGCATCACCTTGTCGCCGTCGCGGAGCAGTTTCTCCTCAACCCGGTCGTTGTTGACGAAGGTCCCGTTCTTGCTTTGGAGGTCGACGATGACGATGCCGCCCCATTTGCGCTCGAGCTTGACGTGCTGGCGGCTGATGACGTTCTCGTCGATGGTCAGGTCGGCGGCGCTGTCGCGGCCGATGATGAATTCTTGCTTGCTCTCGGGCAGAGGGAGCTTCTTGCCGGCGGCGACGCCGTTCAGGACTTCGAGGCTCGGCGTCTCGTCGGTGTCGAGCGCCTTCATCATCTTCTTGATCAGCTTGATCTCGAGGATGTCGGTGTCGGTGTCTTCCTCCACCGGGTGGTCCATGCTGTCCTCGGTGAGGAGGAAGCGGATCTCGTAGTCCTCGATCCGGATCAAGTCGCCGGAGCGGAGGAGATTCTTCTCCAAGGGCTTGATCTTTTGATTGTTGAGGAAGGTCCCGTTTCCGCTCTTGAGGTCGGAGAGGAAGTAATCGGCGTCCTCCCGGACGATCTCGGCGTGGCGCCGCGAGACCGACTTGATCGGCAGCTCGATGTCGCAGGTGTTGATCCGGCCGAAGACGATGCTGTCCTGGGGCAGCGTGTACTCCTGCTCTTCCTGCGTCTTGGTATTTTGGATGATCAGCTTGGGCATCGGACGTTATTAAGCGGAGCCGAGTCTACTTGCACTTCCCGTTTTGGGCGATGATTTTTTGCGCGGCGTCGACCGAAGCCTGCAAATCTTGGGGCGCCACCTTGGTGAACTTGCAAAGGTAGTCGACGGCCGAGGCGGTGTTCCCGCTCTGGAGCTGGATGGCTCCCAGGCCGAAGAGGGCCCGGGGATAGTTGGCGTCGATGCTGAGGGTTTTTTGATACCACTCGGAGGCGCTGGTCGTGTCGCCCATCCGCAGGTAGACGTAGCCCAGGTTGTAGGCCGCATCGGCGTAGTTCGGCACCGCTCGGACCAGCGAGCTATAGTAATTGATCGATTCCCGGTAGATCGGCATGGCGGCGTCCAGGCCGCTGCGGCCGCGGACGTCCTCGGCTTGGCTGAACTTGGCGTAGGCCAGGTTGAAGAGGATCCGGGGATTGTTGGGGTCGGCTTGGCGGGCGAGCGAAAGCTCCTTTTCGGCCAGGACGTAGTTCTTCTCCTGGATGTAATAGAGGCCCATGTCGAGATGAGAAGAGGTGGCCTGGGGATTGGCCTGCATGGCCTTGTTGAAGGCGAATTGGGCCCGGTTGTTATCCCCTTTTTGCAGGTAGAGTGCGCCCAGCTCCTTCCAGGCATTGGCCGCCGAAGGTTGGATTTCCAGGGCGACTTTGTAGCGAATGATCGCCTCGTCCAGCTTCCCCTGGGCTTTGTACATGTTGCCTAGCTCGAGATTGGCCAAATAGTGGCGAGAATTGGCTTCGGTGGCGAGCCGGAAAGCCTGCTCGCCGTCGGCATAATAAGATTTATTCCCGGTTTTCCGAGCCAGCTCCCGAAGGATGATGCCCTTGTTGTAGTAGGCATCGGCAAATTTCTTGTCTTTTTTGATCGCCTTGTTGGCCCATTCCAAGGCCTGATTGTAATCCTCCAGCGTGTAGTAGAGCGAAGCCATGTGGTTGTAAGGCGAGGGGTAGTCGCCGTCGATCTTGATGGAGCGGAGCAGGGCCTCCTTCGCCTGGTCGTACTTTTTCAAGTACATATAGGTGATTCCCATGTTGTTCCAAGCTTCGGTATACTCAGGCGAAATCTCGGTGGCGGTCTTGAATTCGAACAACGCCTTTTCAGGATCGGCGATATT
Coding sequences within it:
- a CDS encoding FG-GAP-like repeat-containing protein, which produces MKLTLKTLVAALAFASAGATVQAQTLFQNSNGPCEFEPVICASDACTSFPDALSLACRFINEDETFSGADFNGDGFADCVALRPETSSAPTPNLSVLINRAAGATACEPGPGDQFNTSLDYDLSVLDEDSGNVVAGNLDSGNADIGVASTETDELLQVLNPGAGFGPDGSILVPVGADYALAGRFQEVPNVFSGERNTALFDCNGDDALDAVVLVEDQTPEASPIASARINILRNNGSGLQNLAGAADSVPLNVFWSPAGGGEFLDNATLTIGDFDNDGDLDVAAAIDVHNDSGPTEQVVNVCLNNGSCGFTCDDPPTIDLFAAHPGDNPEPSSVEAGDFNGDNNTDLVVAMPELTLPTPAPQGLQYYFGDGTGNFPNTQFVGYPLAGVLSLDLSALSTGCYNNDNVRDVAVVSTDAESLFNNVGVFTSDGSGGLNSPIALIIGGTFADGIDTADFDQAGGDDIMVLADIPPGPDRNAVIFMNGLETVGAIAGADQTADLNQAVAVSGASCTVTPEITQPFSDPASFEVIWTVNPAAGATLSGADTLTPTFTATAPGAYTLTLSCRTRCTTIVTDTKTVTAGGIPVPTPTPTPTPVLTQGGCLADLSPTAARPSVWAWIGAGLSLGGAWLQGRRRKLKTR
- a CDS encoding OmpA family protein, which codes for MGLFFRQHGRSLSYTLLPVLFLLLSVLFIQFTPRSSQSVPGDACNGDSDCCTTSGCSEICLDGICEPTNVGCEDGDVFFAADGECICLIDGEEVGKCIQCATDQIFFDGLCGSLCVAGEDPSATGCIDTQGGCLASLSGKGNMRIGQHWLWGMILMLPIFYLTRRMAKKGLALALLLGLSAVSFQAQALTTSFSVNTFNPTVDDSDYFTIYSSPTMLQRNFHVGFYLDYAHQPYEFGNADFDRTAGVVDHLLTGNIVGSVGVLDWMTVGLQIPIYFWEGLRAPVILGGDENNFDIGDIQLVLKFRLLDRETKHVGIAILPFIYFPTSSGASDFLGNGSFAGGAKVVIDGKIKDRVTLALNVGYLARDRVVDIGGNVLNDQFLAGFGISVDILKERLKFIGEVDMATVTSDFFTRRTTPAEARGGFRYTWAKNHDINAGAGFGLSNGIGSPDYRLFVGYTYTKRPVADVTAPPPEISEVQVGDELTAQDKIYFEFDKAVIRDISKPTLDKIAGFMKAHPEITKVKIDGYTCDLGTNRYNDRLSQRRAQAAATYLEGQGIDPSRIGTVTGFGEANPLVPNTDEPNREQNRRVQIFVESVSR
- a CDS encoding CARDB domain-containing protein, yielding MRILLRRMAIILVCSLVFAGTKAQAAPGNLDFNFGIQGLVLTDPHDILTGTPGINAALAVAIHPPGDPNEGKIVAVGFTQTAVHDFTLARYNPDGSLDTSFGTNGVIETDIAGDDLATAALIYPPGDPNAGKILAAGTSIEDPPNSFALARYCPNGALDDGANCGDQAFGSGGTVTTELGSGDSRVLGLAFQADGKIVAAGYSEADGTRDFALARYNSDGSLDGTFNPAGSPPGTVLTDFAGGADEARGVAVYPAGDANEGKILAAGFATEGEENLAFARYCPDGSLDSGSCGGSAFNSTGERVIDVGDADQLTSLALQADGKAVGAGFANNGSDDDVVLVRVCGDGSLDDGSACGAGFGSGGIVVTEAIDGSADKANALAIQADGKILAAGSSDANGFGDDFALLRYGSGGDLDFGFGQAGIVLQDFSCLCSDSAARSMALQTDGKIVLSGASDAGSASAFNNFALARFLGDSAEPFTPTADLAVTLSADPADAQSGDLVTFTAVVTNQGPDAVSEVTLSTLLLGSFSGLAAAPETCTIGEGAVSCALGELDNGASATVTLNLKVAALPFSLVSTVSGSVIDSNNANNQAALTLVNPGEGGGDGGCRLNPRGDAKASPVWLGLLFTISLLLWARKLIPL
- a CDS encoding FHA domain-containing protein; its protein translation is MPKLIIQNTKTQEEQEYTLPQDSIVFGRINTCDIELPIKSVSRRHAEIVREDADYFLSDLKSGNGTFLNNQKIKPLEKNLLRSGDLIRIEDYEIRFLLTEDSMDHPVEEDTDTDILEIKLIKKMMKALDTDETPSLEVLNGVAAGKKLPLPESKQEFIIGRDSAADLTIDENVISRQHVKLERKWGGIVIVDLQSKNGTFVNNDRVEEKLLRDGDKVMLGTVKLLYRNPKDVNLEMISQEISKKKREAAMREAEILAQKQLEEERAAKKREEEERARQEAEAKAVQAALEKEKLEAEEAAQPPPDMPPAPPPEAAPAPAPTSAPTAASAAASAAGGKPGFSTMEKLMILAGILVGVVALVGLVMLLLK
- a CDS encoding tetratricopeptide repeat protein — its product is MTRLSPILAVPLFALILFFPTIVTARYVVRPLDQAVFHNNQGVSYLNIADPEKALFEFKTATEISPEYTEAWNNMGITYMYLKKYDQAKEALLRSIKIDGDYPSPYNHMASLYYTLEDYNQALEWANKAIKKDKKFADAYYNKGIILRELARKTGNKSYYADGEQAFRLATEANSRHYLANLELGNMYKAQGKLDEAIIRYKVALEIQPSAANAWKELGALYLQKGDNNRAQFAFNKAMQANPQATSSHLDMGLYYIQEKNYVLAEKELSLARQADPNNPRILFNLAYAKFSQAEDVRGRSGLDAAMPIYRESINYYSSLVRAVPNYADAAYNLGYVYLRMGDTTSASEWYQKTLSIDANYPRALFGLGAIQLQSGNTASAVDYLCKFTKVAPQDLQASVDAAQKIIAQNGKCK